One Pseudodesulfovibrio sp. S3 DNA window includes the following coding sequences:
- a CDS encoding HAMP domain-containing sensor histidine kinase — protein sequence MLKFNIRQKIVFGIAIFTLCFGCIALLSYSNTVQLERDVLVVERADDLSNLILETRRSEKNFFLYGDKTIFSKGMKNIDDADALLYSLSSEFRQDVVKQRGIALEGDLKQYRLLLETILRNEKAGVGGSEQEAVVGALREAGQRLVENSRAIARFERASILSINHKLRTTLVLSMITIAAVIFMLVIFVSSSILHPLRRVQAATKRITLGTFVPLPVKNAHDEVQQVFVALNSMVEQLAKRQKQLVQAQKLSSIGTLASGIAHQLNNPLNNISTSCQILMEDDAPRDELANRMMQNIKQETLRARDIVKGLLEFSREREYSPAPFPLDHIVQSAVRLVSSHVPSGISVTTDIPGDIQLQVDHQRMQEAFINLIINAVQAMEQKEGAISIGAAREGDHALITVMDTGTGISKDILDRVFDPFFSTKEVGQGTGLGLYIVYGIIEKHQGSIRVESSPGKGTTFFIRLPLAKDAATC from the coding sequence ATGCTCAAATTCAATATCAGGCAGAAAATCGTCTTCGGCATCGCCATCTTCACCCTCTGCTTCGGCTGTATCGCCCTGCTTTCCTACTCGAATACCGTACAACTGGAGCGGGATGTTCTCGTCGTCGAACGTGCTGACGATCTCAGCAATCTCATCCTTGAAACCCGGCGGAGCGAAAAGAACTTCTTTCTCTACGGCGACAAGACGATCTTCAGCAAGGGTATGAAGAATATCGATGATGCCGATGCCCTCTTGTATTCACTCAGTTCCGAGTTCCGACAGGACGTGGTCAAGCAGCGCGGGATAGCGCTCGAAGGGGATTTGAAACAGTATCGCTTGTTGCTTGAGACGATCCTTCGGAACGAGAAGGCAGGTGTCGGCGGCAGCGAACAGGAAGCGGTGGTGGGTGCGCTTCGCGAGGCCGGGCAGCGGCTTGTCGAAAACTCGCGGGCCATTGCCCGGTTTGAAAGGGCAAGCATCCTGTCCATCAACCACAAGCTTCGAACAACGCTGGTCCTGTCCATGATCACCATCGCCGCTGTCATATTCATGCTGGTGATCTTTGTCTCGTCAAGCATCCTCCATCCCCTGCGGCGGGTGCAGGCCGCCACCAAACGCATCACCCTCGGTACCTTTGTGCCGTTGCCCGTCAAGAATGCGCACGACGAGGTGCAGCAGGTCTTTGTTGCCCTGAATTCCATGGTCGAGCAGTTGGCCAAGCGTCAGAAGCAGCTTGTCCAGGCCCAGAAGCTTTCCTCCATAGGCACGCTCGCCTCAGGCATCGCCCACCAGTTGAACAACCCCCTGAATAATATTTCCACCTCCTGCCAAATCCTCATGGAGGACGATGCGCCAAGGGACGAACTGGCGAACAGGATGATGCAGAATATCAAGCAGGAAACCCTGAGAGCCAGGGACATCGTCAAGGGGCTTCTGGAATTTTCCAGGGAACGGGAATATTCCCCTGCGCCGTTTCCGCTTGATCACATCGTGCAGTCCGCCGTGCGCCTCGTCTCGAGTCATGTCCCTTCGGGCATTTCCGTGACCACGGATATCCCCGGCGACATTCAGCTCCAGGTCGACCATCAGCGGATGCAGGAGGCCTTCATCAATCTCATCATCAATGCCGTCCAGGCCATGGAGCAGAAGGAAGGAGCCATTTCAATCGGCGCAGCCAGGGAAGGCGATCACGCCCTGATCACAGTCATGGATACGGGAACCGGCATCAGCAAGGATATCCTTGATCGCGTGTTCGATCCGTTTTTCTCGACAAAGGAAGTGGGGCAGGGGACCGGACTCGGTCTCTACATCGTCTACGGCATCATAGAAAAGCATCAGGGGAGCATCCGCGTCGAAAGCTCCCCGGGCAAGGGGACAACGTTTTTCATCCGCCTGCCCCTTGCAAAGGATGCCGCCACATGCTGA